Proteins co-encoded in one Cupriavidus nantongensis genomic window:
- a CDS encoding NAD(P)-dependent oxidoreductase, with amino-acid sequence MRATSSPPHRRIKATTHHQRKHGMSTTPTPVTVAFIGLGAMGSHMVRHLLAAGHTVRAFVRRPEAAEAARALGAEPFFTPAEAARGASVVFTNVTSSEDVREVLLGAQGVIHGAAPGTICIDHSTISPIVTREIAAALAARGIEALDCPVSGGTMGAEAGTLTIMVGGKAEMLERVRPLLQRLGQTITHIGDHGAGQVAKLCNQIAQVVNIEGIAEAMRFAAAQNVDTGRVFEAMATGMAGSRMLDLMGPKMVARNFAAGIEARLHDKDFGLARDIAEEIGLELPAMQATSAQLRTLMEKGWGKDDTSSLLRVLEG; translated from the coding sequence ATGCGGGCGACAAGTAGCCCGCCGCATCGACGCATCAAGGCAACCACGCATCACCAAAGGAAGCATGGCATGAGCACCACTCCCACCCCCGTCACCGTCGCCTTTATCGGCCTGGGCGCCATGGGCTCGCACATGGTGCGCCACCTGCTGGCCGCCGGCCACACCGTGCGCGCCTTCGTGCGCCGCCCGGAAGCGGCCGAGGCCGCGCGCGCGCTGGGGGCCGAACCGTTCTTCACGCCCGCCGAGGCGGCGCGCGGCGCCAGCGTGGTCTTCACCAACGTGACCTCGTCCGAAGACGTGCGCGAGGTCCTGCTGGGCGCGCAGGGCGTGATCCACGGGGCCGCGCCCGGCACCATCTGCATCGACCACAGCACCATCTCGCCCATCGTCACGCGCGAGATCGCCGCGGCGCTGGCCGCGCGCGGCATCGAGGCGCTCGACTGCCCGGTCTCGGGCGGCACCATGGGCGCCGAGGCCGGCACGCTGACCATCATGGTCGGCGGCAAGGCCGAGATGCTGGAACGCGTGCGCCCGCTGCTGCAGCGGCTCGGCCAGACCATCACCCATATCGGCGACCACGGCGCCGGCCAGGTCGCCAAGCTGTGCAACCAGATCGCCCAGGTGGTCAATATCGAAGGCATTGCCGAGGCGATGCGTTTTGCCGCGGCGCAGAACGTCGACACTGGCCGCGTGTTCGAGGCCATGGCGACCGGCATGGCTGGCAGCCGCATGCTCGACCTGATGGGCCCCAAGATGGTGGCGCGCAACTTTGCCGCCGGCATCGAGGCGCGGCTGCACGACAAGGACTTCGGGCTGGCGCGCGACATCGCCGAGGAAATCGGCCTGGAGCTGCCGGCGATGCAGGCCACCTCGGCGCAACTGCGCACGCTGATGGAGAAAGGCTGGGGCAAGGACGATACCTCGTCGCTGCTGCGCGTGCTGGAGGGCTGA
- a CDS encoding alpha/beta hydrolase: MTDPDLLARLASLPSQDPAFYDREYNNRANVPDNPAHLARWAQWSAQVRARGQYLADLSYAGPDSRPDLRHASGETLDYFPAQRANGALPPLLVFVHGGYYRALDKHDHSFVAGALPALGVSVAVVNYTLVPAATVPEIVRQVLRSVAWLYRQADRLGHDPQRLYVAGHSVGGHLVAMLMAARWPQFAADLPAALVRGGLSVSGLYDLEPLRRAAFLQCDLQLSEADVARLSPAYMAPADEAPLAIAVGELEAAEYHRQHALIRAAWPAKVAHPAASDLVLPDCHHFNVLDSLASADGALTQAVLRLMAR; the protein is encoded by the coding sequence ATGACCGATCCAGACTTGCTTGCGCGCCTTGCCAGCCTGCCTTCGCAGGACCCCGCCTTCTATGACCGCGAGTACAACAACCGCGCCAATGTGCCGGACAACCCGGCGCATCTGGCGCGCTGGGCGCAGTGGTCCGCGCAGGTGCGCGCGCGCGGCCAGTACCTGGCGGACCTGAGCTATGCCGGGCCGGACTCGCGCCCGGACTTGCGCCACGCTTCCGGAGAGACCCTGGACTACTTTCCCGCGCAGCGCGCCAACGGCGCCTTGCCGCCGCTGCTGGTGTTCGTGCACGGCGGCTATTACCGCGCGCTGGACAAGCACGACCACAGCTTCGTCGCCGGCGCGCTGCCGGCGCTGGGGGTGTCGGTGGCGGTGGTCAACTACACGCTGGTGCCGGCGGCGACGGTGCCGGAGATCGTGCGGCAGGTGCTGCGCAGCGTGGCCTGGCTGTACCGGCAGGCGGACCGTCTCGGCCATGACCCGCAGCGGCTCTACGTGGCGGGGCATTCGGTGGGCGGCCACCTGGTGGCGATGCTGATGGCCGCGCGCTGGCCGCAGTTCGCTGCCGACCTGCCTGCAGCGCTGGTCCGCGGCGGGCTCTCGGTGAGCGGGCTGTACGACCTGGAGCCGCTGCGGCGCGCGGCCTTCCTGCAGTGCGACCTGCAGCTGTCGGAAGCCGATGTCGCGCGGCTGTCGCCCGCGTACATGGCGCCGGCCGACGAAGCGCCGCTGGCGATTGCGGTGGGCGAGCTGGAGGCGGCCGAATACCACCGCCAGCATGCGCTGATCCGCGCGGCGTGGCCGGCCAAGGTGGCGCATCCGGCGGCGAGCGACCTGGTGCTGCCCGACTGCCATCACTTCAATGTGCTGGACAGCCTGGCCAGCGCGGACGGGGCGCTGACGCAGGCGGTGCTGCGGCTCATGGCGCGCTGA
- a CDS encoding lytic transglycosylase domain-containing protein, with protein sequence MADELDKFVLQYTVELRDSITRLEKLNERVSKANESGDELSSTLGKIGTSHPALGRLTEKAEAVRKAMKGAAAEGSGMAGALRAIAPSAAVAAAAIGTIVGALKLAQKSIREYQEQADLGLKTGTSILGAENLARGLSKSSGGLITREGTQDLLRNLGGQVAAAYADPSRQGVENLKLRSAGINVTNKAGKITSADDALMQLSEKLKTMTDEEGAAKLELLGIDAQYLQGIKALTAETMKVTEMSDVEAKRKAQTIDAARRYTAAMGTISAELDRAGTMLGDEFAPALAAVAELTAKAADWLEDMVRGGLDIMDKGINRTLAAGMALNDVIHNLPELLKGGLEGVKKGFGEAFDKYVNILDGLGKEEKERQGAVARQQYQNLAQENLNINNFSQAVQDFSQSIDEQQAIAAWAGEVGRAAGLSTSGNESKQHGAASEGRIGFDQAKQQRDLNGAAQSSAAQVQPVTQPKGKPINNDTYDAIIKDAAKANDLDPLLIKKVIAQESGFNPKAVSSEGAQGLMQVMPANHKSLGITDGFDPRQNIMGGAKLLAQYIKDAKGDVDTALKMYHGGYKRSGWGVNTNAYPGKVLSKNVSISGVQAAQAPNPGQFGSRYDIATDPSYKHPVQVSGEGRTIDRGGRGQAPVGESRESIQRMEFMKKLAAQLHVPVNQLLQGDVTKGDVQFAQGNLIAGALNSAQTLLNQAKNPLINPLQRAELQKQMMGTYQFLQNAQNYGPGAMAAAKEGNRSITIGEGAVVVNVTGGSNGSVDQYSLERTITSELRTAVKDIVNQANNGLKY encoded by the coding sequence ATGGCTGATGAACTCGACAAATTTGTATTGCAGTACACCGTGGAGTTGCGCGACTCCATCACACGGCTGGAGAAGCTCAACGAGCGCGTATCCAAGGCCAACGAGAGTGGCGATGAGCTCTCCAGCACTCTGGGCAAGATCGGCACGAGCCATCCCGCGCTGGGTCGTCTGACGGAGAAGGCCGAAGCTGTGCGCAAGGCGATGAAGGGCGCGGCGGCAGAGGGCTCAGGGATGGCTGGCGCGCTCCGGGCGATTGCTCCAAGTGCCGCTGTGGCCGCTGCTGCAATCGGAACAATCGTGGGCGCGTTGAAGCTGGCGCAGAAGTCCATCCGCGAATATCAGGAGCAAGCTGACCTGGGTCTCAAGACTGGCACGTCCATTCTGGGTGCTGAGAACCTGGCGCGTGGCCTAAGCAAGTCGTCTGGCGGTCTGATTACGCGCGAGGGCACGCAAGACCTTCTGCGCAATCTTGGTGGGCAGGTGGCCGCTGCATATGCCGACCCGTCGCGGCAGGGCGTGGAGAATCTCAAGCTGCGTTCGGCAGGCATCAACGTCACCAACAAGGCCGGCAAGATCACCAGCGCGGACGATGCCCTCATGCAACTGAGCGAAAAGCTCAAGACCATGACGGACGAGGAGGGCGCGGCAAAGCTGGAATTGCTCGGGATCGATGCGCAGTATCTGCAAGGTATCAAGGCCCTTACCGCTGAGACGATGAAGGTAACGGAGATGTCCGATGTTGAAGCGAAGCGCAAGGCCCAGACCATTGATGCCGCGCGACGCTACACCGCTGCCATGGGCACCATCAGCGCTGAACTGGATAGAGCCGGCACGATGCTGGGCGACGAGTTTGCACCGGCTCTTGCGGCTGTGGCCGAATTGACCGCGAAGGCTGCGGACTGGCTGGAAGACATGGTGCGTGGTGGTCTCGACATCATGGACAAGGGCATCAACCGTACGCTTGCCGCTGGCATGGCCTTGAACGACGTCATCCACAACCTGCCTGAACTGCTCAAAGGCGGGCTGGAAGGCGTCAAGAAGGGCTTTGGCGAGGCATTCGACAAGTACGTCAACATCCTCGATGGCTTGGGAAAAGAGGAGAAGGAGCGCCAAGGTGCGGTGGCCCGTCAGCAATACCAGAACTTGGCTCAAGAGAACCTGAACATCAACAACTTTTCCCAGGCCGTCCAGGACTTCTCCCAATCCATTGATGAGCAACAGGCAATTGCCGCATGGGCTGGTGAGGTAGGCCGTGCGGCGGGCCTGAGCACTTCAGGCAACGAATCGAAGCAGCACGGCGCGGCTTCTGAAGGGCGCATCGGGTTCGACCAAGCGAAGCAACAGCGTGACTTGAATGGCGCGGCCCAGTCGTCCGCCGCGCAAGTCCAGCCCGTGACCCAGCCGAAGGGAAAGCCCATCAACAACGACACGTACGATGCCATCATCAAGGACGCAGCGAAGGCCAACGACCTTGATCCGTTGTTGATCAAGAAGGTCATCGCTCAGGAATCAGGCTTTAACCCGAAGGCTGTGAGCAGCGAGGGCGCGCAAGGGCTCATGCAGGTCATGCCGGCCAACCACAAATCGCTGGGCATCACAGATGGCTTCGACCCGCGCCAGAACATCATGGGCGGCGCGAAGCTGCTGGCTCAGTACATTAAGGATGCGAAGGGCGATGTTGATACGGCCCTGAAGATGTACCACGGAGGGTACAAGCGCAGCGGCTGGGGCGTGAACACCAACGCCTATCCGGGCAAGGTGCTGAGCAAGAACGTCTCCATCAGCGGCGTGCAGGCCGCGCAGGCTCCGAATCCTGGCCAATTTGGCTCGCGTTACGACATTGCGACCGACCCGAGCTACAAGCATCCGGTGCAAGTCAGCGGAGAGGGCCGCACGATTGATCGCGGTGGTCGCGGTCAGGCGCCTGTGGGCGAATCGCGCGAGTCGATCCAGCGCATGGAGTTCATGAAGAAGCTGGCCGCACAACTGCACGTGCCGGTGAATCAACTTCTTCAGGGTGATGTGACGAAGGGCGATGTCCAATTCGCTCAAGGCAACCTGATTGCCGGCGCCTTGAACAGCGCGCAGACGCTCTTGAATCAAGCCAAGAACCCGTTGATCAACCCGCTCCAGAGAGCTGAGTTGCAAAAGCAGATGATGGGCACCTACCAGTTCCTGCAAAACGCGCAGAACTACGGGCCGGGTGCCATGGCCGCTGCAAAGGAAGGGAATCGAAGCATCACCATCGGGGAGGGCGCAGTTGTGGTTAACGTGACGGGCGGCTCGAACGGGAGTGTGGACCAGTACAGCCTCGAAAGGACGATCACTAGTGAGTTGCGCACTGCCGTGAAGGACATCGTGAACCAGGCCAACAATGGCCTGAAATACTAA
- a CDS encoding VapE domain-containing protein, protein MNAAGKEKPAVDAAGSEQTSKQTEGTTGGIMQSSSEEVKEVHVSKRYKQVHRQMREDEAKKAMDDDDIGLPMKDAGISDEAKEAEARTKQAVLRLAENKARADEMIAQARKEPDLKKRAKALVALQAINFPEVKAMANGYATQPLHSHPNYWAVFSALFGDELPARPHFDSFRGQSIIADSSNDNEIKVINGNYSVVELTMAMSATGLTGLKAPEVRAALLEYTKGAERNSLQERIKEKMPEWDGVERMNVELINLFKCFDTPLNRDFGRYFWLSLYSRMMYPGAFAPMVLSLFGAQGSGKSYMSKLICEEVTGNPRVEPTDVDMSENGKEFIRKITGTSVIANIGEMVGMARGDLNKIKTFVTRTADTLDHKYAAPIQQPRQWVIVLDGNKYEGLQRDDTGNRRFYPIFCGQLQDENGQHKWDLNFKVNYEGFRERFWQIMAECKAWIESHDEGVGMMKDSDFLQHIGYRKFVDSVIVQVQEFSREEMARGSGVIADPVLDTYLIPAIAECNRQGKLKYRKGGKFGSGDFIKSADLIRVLAAMTREVPKEERLKPRMAALGAPFTNGPGGFIDGCGAYFWKDQPKGTALKLIESDHDGQDEDHNTDYEGIAADNRGGF, encoded by the coding sequence ATGAACGCAGCAGGCAAAGAAAAACCCGCTGTGGACGCAGCGGGTTCGGAACAGACAAGCAAGCAAACAGAAGGTACTACGGGAGGAATTATGCAATCGAGCAGTGAAGAAGTAAAAGAGGTGCATGTGTCCAAGCGCTACAAGCAGGTCCATCGGCAAATGCGGGAGGACGAAGCCAAAAAAGCGATGGATGATGATGACATCGGGCTTCCGATGAAGGACGCCGGAATCAGCGACGAAGCCAAAGAGGCCGAGGCCCGCACCAAGCAGGCCGTGTTGCGCCTCGCAGAAAACAAGGCCCGTGCCGATGAAATGATTGCTCAGGCGCGGAAGGAGCCAGACCTGAAGAAGCGAGCCAAGGCCCTCGTTGCGCTGCAGGCCATCAACTTCCCGGAAGTGAAGGCGATGGCTAATGGCTACGCTACGCAACCGCTGCACTCACACCCGAACTATTGGGCAGTATTCAGCGCGTTGTTTGGTGATGAACTGCCAGCACGACCGCACTTCGACTCGTTCCGAGGCCAATCCATCATTGCCGACAGCAGCAATGACAATGAAATCAAGGTCATCAACGGCAACTACTCTGTCGTTGAGCTCACAATGGCAATGTCGGCCACAGGGTTGACCGGCCTCAAAGCTCCTGAGGTTCGCGCCGCCCTTCTCGAATATACCAAAGGGGCAGAGCGCAACAGCCTCCAGGAACGCATCAAGGAGAAGATGCCTGAGTGGGATGGCGTGGAGCGCATGAATGTTGAACTCATCAACCTGTTCAAGTGCTTCGACACGCCGCTGAATCGTGACTTCGGACGCTACTTCTGGCTGTCGCTCTACAGCCGCATGATGTACCCTGGCGCATTCGCTCCTATGGTTCTGTCGCTGTTCGGCGCTCAGGGCTCAGGCAAGTCATACATGTCCAAGTTGATCTGCGAGGAGGTGACAGGCAACCCCAGAGTGGAGCCCACGGACGTTGACATGTCCGAGAATGGCAAGGAGTTCATCCGGAAAATCACCGGCACCAGCGTTATCGCCAATATCGGTGAGATGGTTGGTATGGCGCGCGGCGATCTGAACAAGATCAAGACGTTCGTCACGCGCACGGCAGATACGCTGGATCACAAGTATGCAGCGCCAATCCAGCAGCCGCGACAGTGGGTCATTGTTCTGGACGGCAACAAGTACGAAGGCTTGCAACGTGACGATACCGGCAACCGTCGCTTCTACCCGATCTTCTGCGGCCAGCTTCAAGACGAGAATGGGCAGCATAAGTGGGACCTAAATTTCAAGGTGAATTACGAAGGATTCCGCGAACGATTCTGGCAGATCATGGCCGAGTGCAAGGCGTGGATCGAGTCCCACGATGAAGGCGTTGGGATGATGAAGGATAGTGACTTCTTGCAGCACATCGGCTATCGCAAATTTGTGGACAGCGTGATTGTTCAGGTTCAGGAGTTCAGCCGCGAAGAGATGGCGCGCGGCAGCGGCGTGATTGCAGACCCCGTCCTGGATACTTACCTCATCCCTGCGATTGCCGAGTGCAACCGACAAGGCAAGCTGAAGTATCGCAAGGGCGGCAAGTTCGGCTCCGGAGACTTCATCAAGTCGGCCGACCTCATCCGTGTGCTTGCGGCCATGACTCGTGAGGTGCCGAAGGAGGAGCGACTGAAGCCGCGCATGGCCGCACTCGGTGCTCCGTTCACCAATGGGCCGGGCGGATTTATTGATGGCTGCGGCGCGTACTTCTGGAAAGACCAGCCAAAGGGCACGGCACTTAAACTGATTGAAAGCGATCACGATGGACAAGACGAAGACCACAACACTGACTATGAAGGCATTGCGGCTGATAACCGTGGTGGATTTTGA
- a CDS encoding recombinase family protein translates to MFVRAYLRASTDAQDAKRAKGDLQSFAKERGLRIASWYVENESGATINRPELKRLLNDSHPGDVLLVEQVDRLSRLNKADWDELKSIIKTKRVRVVALDLPTSHRLAAESDDFEGRMLDAINDMMLDMLAAIARKDYDDRRRRQAQGIEKAKESGKYKGRKPDDKKRLQIRRLLNASTPWSEIVETLSTSRSTILSVKQEMDAEKAQEAA, encoded by the coding sequence ATGTTTGTTCGCGCATACCTTCGTGCATCGACTGACGCGCAAGACGCCAAGCGCGCAAAGGGCGATTTGCAATCCTTTGCAAAGGAGCGCGGCCTGCGTATCGCATCGTGGTACGTGGAGAACGAGTCAGGCGCAACCATCAATCGCCCGGAGCTAAAACGACTGCTGAACGATAGCCACCCAGGCGATGTTCTGCTGGTTGAGCAAGTGGATCGGCTGTCGCGACTGAACAAGGCCGACTGGGACGAGTTGAAGAGCATCATCAAGACCAAGCGCGTGCGAGTCGTGGCCCTTGACCTTCCCACGTCGCACCGCCTTGCGGCTGAGTCCGATGACTTCGAAGGCCGCATGCTTGATGCGATCAACGACATGATGCTGGACATGCTCGCCGCGATTGCCCGCAAGGATTATGACGACCGGCGCAGGCGGCAAGCCCAGGGCATCGAGAAGGCAAAGGAGTCCGGCAAGTACAAAGGCCGCAAGCCCGATGATAAGAAGCGGTTGCAAATTCGCCGCTTACTCAACGCTAGTACTCCGTGGAGTGAAATTGTCGAAACGCTCAGCACATCCCGCTCCACCATCCTCTCTGTCAAGCAAGAGATGGACGCGGAGAAGGCACAGGAGGCCGCTTGA
- a CDS encoding IS3-like element ISRme15 family transposase (programmed frameshift) — MRAMSKNNANKFSPEVRERAVRLVQESRGEYPSLWVAVESIAPKIGCSAQTLLTWVKRHEVDSGQREGVTTSERERIKELERENRELRRANDILRTASGFFRAGGARPQAEVVNTYIDRHREVYGVEPICKVLQVASSAYRRHAARLRDPSRRSDRARRDERLMPQVQRVWQENHRVYGADKVWRQLNREGVTVARCTVERLMRAQGLQGVRRGKRLRTTIADDAASRPVDRVNRQFRADRPNQLWVSDFTYVSTWQGWLYVAFVVDVYARRIVGWRVSKSMTTDFVLDALEQALYARQPGNDGSLTHHSDRGSQYVSIRYSERLAEAGIEPSVGSRGDSYDNALAETINGLYKAELIHRRAPWKTRESVELATLEWVAWFNHKRLHSSIGYIPPAEAEANYYNQLGKTADEAVLL, encoded by the exons ATGCGAGCCATGAGCAAGAACAACGCAAACAAGTTTTCCCCGGAAGTGCGCGAGCGCGCCGTGCGCCTGGTGCAGGAGTCGCGCGGCGAGTACCCGTCGCTGTGGGTGGCGGTCGAGTCCATCGCGCCCAAGATCGGCTGCTCGGCGCAGACGCTGCTGACCTGGGTCAAGCGCCACGAAGTCGACAGCGGACAGCGCGAAGGCGTCACCACCAGCGAGCGAGAACGCATCAAGGAGTTGGAGCGGGAGAACCGAGAGCTGCGCCGCGCCAACGACATCCTGCGCACTGCCAGCG GCTTTTTTCGCGCAGGCGGAGCTCGACCGCAAGCTGAAGTCGTAAACACCTACATCGACCGGCACCGGGAGGTTTACGGGGTCGAGCCGATCTGCAAGGTGTTGCAGGTTGCCTCGTCGGCCTATCGGCGCCATGCCGCACGGCTGCGTGATCCGTCACGGCGCAGCGACCGTGCGCGTCGTGATGAACGGCTCATGCCGCAAGTCCAGCGAGTGTGGCAGGAGAACCATCGCGTCTACGGCGCCGACAAGGTCTGGCGGCAACTGAACCGCGAGGGCGTGACGGTTGCCCGCTGCACGGTCGAGCGATTGATGCGCGCCCAGGGACTGCAAGGTGTGCGGCGCGGCAAGCGGCTGCGAACGACCATCGCTGACGACGCCGCCAGTCGCCCGGTGGATCGCGTCAACCGGCAGTTCCGGGCCGACCGTCCCAATCAGCTCTGGGTCTCGGACTTCACCTACGTCTCGACATGGCAGGGTTGGCTGTACGTGGCCTTCGTCGTCGACGTCTACGCCAGGCGCATCGTCGGCTGGCGCGTGAGCAAATCCATGACGACGGACTTCGTGCTCGATGCGCTGGAGCAGGCCCTATACGCTCGCCAGCCTGGCAACGACGGTTCTCTGACCCACCACTCCGATAGGGGATCGCAGTACGTCAGCATCCGCTATAGCGAACGCCTGGCCGAAGCCGGCATCGAGCCGTCGGTCGGCAGCCGTGGCGACAGTTACGACAACGCCTTGGCCGAGACGATCAATGGCTTGTACAAGGCCGAGCTGATCCATCGCCGCGCGCCTTGGAAAACCAGGGAATCCGTCGAACTGGCAACACTGGAATGGGTCGCTTGGTTCAACCATAAGCGCCTGCACTCATCCATCGGCTATATCCCGCCCGCCGAGGCTGAGGCAAACTACTACAACCAACTCGGCAAAACCGCCGACGAGGCCGTTTTACTTTAA
- a CDS encoding S1 family peptidase, protein MHNFRNLSRVVYSIGRVGPGGVQLLGTAFNLNKEGHFATASHVVSGSDTGLVLVLRTFDFPDVNVYQDASDTSVRMVPLRILASDPFRDLAILVADVNLHTTHTIAGTDAAEVGTPLCSFGYPHADHGRLILTRQESSVGARILLSSGKIKSKHIVLNTLARPGQSGSPVFTRDDGQLIAVIVGAYIPESAGQVIVAGIDPNVLHQTTHAVSAEYLLEMY, encoded by the coding sequence ATGCACAATTTTCGAAATTTGTCACGGGTGGTCTATAGCATTGGGCGGGTGGGCCCCGGTGGAGTTCAGCTGCTCGGCACCGCATTCAACCTGAACAAAGAGGGACATTTCGCTACTGCATCCCATGTCGTATCAGGTAGTGACACAGGTTTGGTGCTGGTGTTGCGGACGTTCGATTTCCCCGATGTAAATGTATATCAAGATGCATCGGATACCTCCGTCAGAATGGTACCTCTTCGCATTTTGGCTTCAGATCCATTTCGCGATTTGGCCATTCTAGTGGCTGACGTCAACCTACACACCACGCACACAATCGCAGGCACAGATGCTGCTGAAGTTGGCACCCCGCTGTGCAGCTTCGGGTATCCACATGCCGACCATGGTAGGTTGATACTGACCCGCCAAGAGTCAAGCGTCGGTGCGCGAATACTTCTTTCATCGGGGAAAATAAAGTCGAAGCACATAGTACTTAACACTCTTGCTAGACCTGGGCAATCTGGCAGCCCAGTGTTCACGCGAGACGATGGACAACTGATTGCCGTCATTGTTGGCGCTTACATTCCAGAATCGGCTGGGCAGGTCATCGTTGCCGGCATCGACCCGAATGTGCTACATCAAACCACTCACGCGGTATCAGCAGAATATCTCTTGGAGATGTACTGA
- a CDS encoding tyrosine-type recombinase/integrase, with product MQELLRIFKPRRRLVPVLDSHSHHLPLAALKPFYGAIEAALTRSDSKDAVRLLFMSGWRLNGALGLRWDQLNLDEGYCFVPPGSHGWKGFAGVMPLSDQAVSLLRSRMERRRENDGGWVFPKRHGAKGLPHMSRIADALKIVCEWAGVDRVTAHDLRRTFASVARLAFGGELDKVALLLGHHWALDGQPVVDTRSAITRRYIQTELPAMRAAANEAATFMMELVGVVPMSTATRSALKRAGYAAPRAEDIALKLG from the coding sequence ATGCAGGAGTTGCTCCGCATCTTTAAGCCGCGCCGCCGTTTAGTGCCGGTTTTAGACAGCCATTCACACCATCTGCCACTCGCCGCGCTGAAGCCGTTCTATGGGGCCATAGAGGCTGCGTTGACCAGAAGTGATAGCAAGGATGCAGTGCGCCTGCTGTTTATGAGCGGGTGGCGTTTAAATGGCGCGCTGGGCCTCCGGTGGGATCAACTGAACTTGGACGAGGGTTATTGCTTCGTGCCGCCCGGCTCCCACGGGTGGAAGGGATTCGCTGGCGTGATGCCGTTGAGCGATCAAGCCGTGTCCTTGCTACGGAGTCGCATGGAGAGGCGCCGCGAGAATGATGGAGGCTGGGTATTCCCGAAGCGCCACGGAGCCAAAGGCCTGCCACACATGAGCCGGATTGCCGATGCGCTGAAGATTGTCTGTGAATGGGCCGGTGTGGATAGGGTCACCGCGCACGACCTTCGCCGCACGTTTGCATCGGTGGCGCGGCTGGCCTTTGGTGGAGAGTTGGACAAGGTGGCATTACTGCTCGGTCACCACTGGGCGCTGGACGGTCAGCCTGTGGTCGATACGCGCAGTGCGATCACGCGGCGATACATACAGACAGAACTGCCAGCGATGCGCGCAGCAGCCAACGAGGCCGCGACATTCATGATGGAGTTGGTTGGCGTAGTGCCGATGTCTACGGCCACCCGTAGCGCGTTGAAGAGGGCAGGGTACGCCGCGCCGCGTGCGGAGGATATTGCGCTGAAGCTGGGGTGA